The segment ACCCCGGCACCGGCAGCGCCACCAAGCCATTCGCCACCCGCAAGAAGATCGGCACGGGCTGGGGCGTCTACAACAAGCTCATCGTCCCCGGGAACCTCGGCGGCGCCGCCCACGGCGACCTCCTCGCCCGCGACAGGAGCGGCGTCCTCTGGCAGTACCTCGGCAAGGGCAACGGCACCTTCGCACCCCGCACTCGGGTCGGTCCCGGCTGGAACGGGTTCTCGGCTCTGATCGGCATCGGCGACGAGTTCCCGCGCGACGGCATCGCAGACCTGGCCGGCATGTACTCGGGATCGGTCTGGCGTTTGTACGGCGGCACGGGGGACTGGCGCGCCCCCTTCACCTACCCGCAGGACGCCGGGGCGCTCGTCCCTCTGCCATACGCCCGTCCCTCCGACGTCTACTGACCCTGCCTCCTTGTGAGCCCTGAGACCTGGCCGCGGACGGACTAAGTTCCGGTCGGGGAGAGACTGTACAACCATGAACGGCCTTCGGAAGTCCTGTGGTCGGGGCGCGCGGACGCCTCAACCATAGTTTCGGGAGGAATCCCCTTGAAGCACCTCAGGCCTGACGGCCGGTGCCTCGCTGTTGCTGTCACGGTCGTTCTTGCGGTGCCGGCCGGCACGGCCGTGACCACCGCGAGCCTGCGCTCGCCGCGCTACGGACGGTGACCCCCGCCGCATCCGAGCAGGGGGCGGGACCCTTCGCCCTCAGCGTGGACGAGACGCTGCCCAGCTCGGGAGCGAACGGATTCGTGACGGCCGCTATGACCCCCGAAGGCGATATGAGGTTCCAGTGGCGCCGTTCTGCGGACGGGGCCGTGACACCTCTGTCCTGGCTGCCTGACGAGAGCGGCGGCCCCCTGGCTGACGCCGCCAGCGACCGCGTGGCGGTGTGGACGGACAGCACTGTTTACCGGATCCTGGACATGGCGGGCGGCGCGCCCGTCGACATCGACACCAGCTCCGTCGGCCCAAGCGCGCGCCGCTGGAAGCTCGCGGGGGGGGGGGGGGGGGGGGGGGGGGGGGGGGGGGCACGCTCGTGATGGTGCGGTACGACGGGTCACGGCACGAAAGCCTGCACCTCGTCTCCAAGCCCGCAGGCATGGCCGTCCACCGCCAGGTGTCAGGACTTCCCGCCGACGCGGCCATAGCGAAGATTGAGTACTCCACGGCCGGCGCCCTCGCCGTGCAGTACCGGAGCACGGTCGACGACCCGAGCCCGGGTCGGCGGCTGGGGTGTGTACGACAAGCTGGCGGCGGGATCCGACCTGACCAATGAAGGGCGCCCCGACCTCCTCGCCCGTGACCGCTCCGGCGTGTTGTGGCTCTGCAAGAGCACCGGCGACGGGACCAAGCCGTTCGCCCCACGCGTCCGGATCGGGGGCGGGTGGAACACCTGCACCACTCACCTCATCGCGCCCGGAAACCTGGGCGGCGCGACAGCTGGCGACCTCCTGGCCCTCGACAAGGCTGGCGTCCTGTGGCTCTACTTCGGCAAAGGCAACGGCACCTTCGCACCCCGCACGCGGGTCGGCGGCGGATGGACCTACCAGCAAATCGTCAACATCGGCGACATCGACCGGGACGGCCGCGCCGACCTTCTCGCAGAGTACGGCCCCGCCGATGGATACGTCCGCCTCAGCGTCTACAAGGGCACTGGCGACTGGAAAGCCCCCTTCCACTTTTTCATGGGCAGTGAATGGCTGCGCCACGGACAGTCACGTTCGCCCTGTCTTCCGTGCAGTTGACGGCCGGATGTCACCCTGGCGCCGCTCGCGGTGACGCGCTACGGCGTCGTTGTTGGCGCAGCGCACGGAGCAGTAGGCGCGTCGGCCGTTGCGGGAGGTGTCGACGAATGCCAGCCCACAGTCGTGGCGCGTGCAGCGCCCCAGCCGTTCGGCGCTGGCGGAGCACACGACGTAGGCGAGTCCGGCTGCTGTGACGGCTCGGATATGCGCGGCTGCGTCAGCGCCAGTGGCGCTGTAGTGCAGGTGGGGTCGGCCGTCGTGCAGGGAGATGCGGGGACTGCTGGAGGCTTCGGCGAGAAGTGTGTTGACTGCCTGGCACCGCTCTGCGAGGTCCTGTCGCCCGAAACAGCAAGCCAGGCGCCGGCTCCATGTCCAGATCGTCTCGGCCTGCGCGGCGGTGAGCGTGCGGTGCACCACGCCGTGCGTGGCGAGTAGTGGTTCCAAGTACTCGGGGGGTGGTGGCGCGGTCAGGTTGACCAGGTCCGCGGCCAGCCGGGCGGCTTCCCCGCCGTAATGGTTGAGGGTCTCCTTCGACGAATCCATCGCCTTTCCCGTCACCCGAAGTGACAAGCAGCTGACCCTGGGACTGCCTACCAGTGCAACGTGACACTGCCGTCGGCGTTGATCTCCTCGCGCACCGTCTCGACGTAATGCTTCCACGCAGGTATCTCTGCTTCGGCAGTCGTACGGAGCCAGTCGGTGAAGGACGCGTAACTGCGGACGGGAACGTCTGCGTGCTCGCCTTCGGAGTATGACCAGACCTCGGGATCAGGTCCGGTGCCTCGCATGAACTCGAACTGATAGCCCTGGTGCATGAAGAAGACGCGGTCGGTGGGCTCGAAGAGCAAGGGCGATTCGTTCTCTTCGAGGAGCTCGCGGGCAGCCGTCCCCAGGCCCAGGACGCGGGGGTGGTAGACGTCCTCCCCCTGCATGAAACGCCCGGCGCCACCGCCGATCAGGGAAAGGAACTCTCGGTAGGCATCTGCCATCGGAGCCTGTTGATCACACTCGACAGCCAGGACGACCTCGGCAGGCAGGCCCTGAAGCTGCTCGGACCGGGCTGTGGTGCCGTCGGTGATCGCGTCGACCACAGCCCGGACCCGCTGCTTCGGCGTCAGCAGGCCAGGCTCATTTGATGACGCTGGCCACTGCTCTGTCGACAATGGAACCGCTGGGTTCTCGTCTCGGCGTCGCTTCCACCACATCTGGCACCCCCACCCTCGCCGTGATCGAGAGCTTACGTGTGCTCCGATCCGGCCCCGATTCCGAGCACTGCACTGGCGCGGTCGCCACCCTCGGCTTGACGGCTTAACTGCATGAGGGTGTCTTTCCCACGCGATCGCCGAGGGAAGAGGCCACGGGCTGGCTGGCCGGGCCGCCAGGGGTGGGCAGTGCGCCGGTCGCCGTGCACCGGCCGTCGCAGTCCGGCGGCCGCCGGGTCACCCTGCACCGGCACGACCAGGACGAGATCCTGGGCCTGGCGCACTCCGACCACGACCTGGTCGTCTTCCTGGAAGCAGGTGGAGTGACCGACCCGGACAGGGTGCTGGACGATCCGCGCTGGGTGGAGTGGCGCGGGGGCCGGCCCCATCAGTGGAGCGCCGAGTGAGCGAAAGCCCCGCAGAGCCGCGGAGAGGGCCGAGGGGCCTGGCCGGGCGGGCAGGGCCCTCGAGCGCGCTTGCCGTCGATCACCCTTTGAGGTTGCCCTTGCCGTAGGAGGGGACGTCCGCGACGGCCTCGGGCGCCGGGATGACGTCGACAGCCACTAGAGTGCGCTGGCCGTCCTCGTCCACGTCGCCTGCTCCTTGTTGCCAGCGGAACTCCGTCGCGTGCACGATCTCGACTTCGGTCAGGAACAGTGGCTCTACTTGGGTCTTTCGGTCGCCCTCACGGAACATCGCGTCGACGAGGACCCAGGCGAGCAGCGGATAGACCTTAGGTTCTTCGTACGTCTCCGTCCCGCCCTTGAGCTGCGATACCTGGGTGCCAACGAACCATCCCTCAGGCGCGGGAATGAGGGAAAGGACCTTTCCGCCGTAGCGTTCTCCGTTCAAGTGGTCCACTACTGGGTCGCGGTCTTCAAGCATCCGATCTCCCGAGCTCGATTGGCATGAGGCTGTGAAATGACCGTACGACCAAGGAGCTCTGCCGGTCTGGGAGTTCGAGCAGGTCTCACGACATACACGAGCCGGCGGCGTTGACTGCAGAGAAGCTCGCCGGAACGTCGCTCCCTGAGCCTGTGGTGAGTAGCGTCAGCGGCACCACCACAGCCTCGCCCGCTTACCGCCACGCTCACCACTGGGCCTTACCAAGGACTGCCCCGCACTGCTCTGACCTACGGGGCAGTATTTGGGGCAGCGCGTGGGTCACTCCCGCGGAGCAAGGGGAACGATGGCGGAACCTGAGGTACACCAGAACCATGAAGGCCCAAGAAGCGTTCTGCGTGCGATGCGGCGGCGCAGACACCCGAGTTACCCGCCTCGACCAGACCAGCGCGGAAGGCACCTGCTTCCGCTGCGACAAGCCCTTCTGACTTTGTTGTCGAGAGCCAGAAGCGTTTGTTGGTCAGCACCGAGAACGGCCCTTCGTCGGGAGTAGGCGTGTTGCCGAGTTCTGAAAGCGCGTTGGTGCTTGCGTCCGGCCATCACCTGTGCATGAGGGTCCTTCCGGGCATGACAAGGCGGTCAGGCGTCTGGGCCGGTTGGTATT is part of the Streptomyces sp. NBC_00250 genome and harbors:
- a CDS encoding FG-GAP repeat domain-containing protein, whose translation is MYDKLAAGSDLTNEGRPDLLARDRSGVLWLCKSTGDGTKPFAPRVRIGGGWNTCTTHLIAPGNLGGATAGDLLALDKAGVLWLYFGKGNGTFAPRTRVGGGWTYQQIVNIGDIDRDGRADLLAEYGPADGYVRLSVYKGTGDWKAPFHFFMGSEWLRHGQSRSPCLPCS
- a CDS encoding CGNR zinc finger domain-containing protein, which translates into the protein MDSSKETLNHYGGEAARLAADLVNLTAPPPPEYLEPLLATHGVVHRTLTAAQAETIWTWSRRLACCFGRQDLAERCQAVNTLLAEASSSPRISLHDGRPHLHYSATGADAAAHIRAVTAAGLAYVVCSASAERLGRCTRHDCGLAFVDTSRNGRRAYCSVRCANNDAVARHRERRQGDIRPSTARKTGRT
- a CDS encoding SMI1/KNR4 family protein, with the protein product MVDAITDGTTARSEQLQGLPAEVVLAVECDQQAPMADAYREFLSLIGGGAGRFMQGEDVYHPRVLGLGTAARELLEENESPLLFEPTDRVFFMHQGYQFEFMRGTGPDPEVWSYSEGEHADVPVRSYASFTDWLRTTAEAEIPAWKHYVETVREEINADGSVTLHW